One genomic segment of Tachyglossus aculeatus isolate mTacAcu1 chromosome 17, mTacAcu1.pri, whole genome shotgun sequence includes these proteins:
- the LOC119938979 gene encoding interleukin-8-like → MTGKFIFSLLAVMILTATVSEAASISAASVQLRCRCVSTYPKHIAVKYIKSLEVIFKGPHCSLDEVIVTLHENKEVCLDTTKAWVQELIEKYKTIIKKKNQV, encoded by the exons ATGACTGGAAAGTTCATCTTTTCCCTCCTGGCTGTCATGATCCTGACTGCCACAGTCTCAGAAG CTGCCAGTATTAGCGCGGCGTCTGTCCAACTACGGTGTAGGTGCGTCAGCACGTATCCCAAACACATCGCTGTCAAGTACATCAAATCCTTGGAAGTGATCTTCAAGGGACCACACTGCTCATTAGATGAAGTCAT AGTGACACTCCATGAAAACAAGGAAGTTTGCCTGGACACCACCAAGGCCTGGGTACAGGAGCTTATCGAGAAGTATAAGACAAT AATCAAGAAGAAAAATCAGGTGTAA